AATTAAGAGCATTGCTCAAAAGAGATGCCACTGTTTCAGTGGGTGAATGCGGATTAGATTTCGACAGAGATTTTTCACCGCGATCTGTCCAGGAAAAGTGTTATCGTGCTCATCTCGAATTGTCAATTGAAGTTGATAAACCGCTTTTCCTGCACGAAAGAGGAGCTTTTAAAAGGTTTATGGCCATTACCGATGAATATTTAATGCAACTTCCCAAAGCAGTAATCCACTGTTTTACCGGGACCTTAGATGAAGCGAAAATTTATTTGGATAAAGGGTTTTACCTGGGGCTTACCGGGGCAGTAAGTGATCAAAGCAGGTTTAAGCATCTGGAAGAAGTGGTTCGTTACGTACCGCTTGACCGGATGATGATTGAAACAGACGCTCCTTTCATGCTCCCGAAAAATATCTCCAGGCCGCAAAGCCGTAGAAATGAACCTTCATTCCTTCCTTATGTTGCCCAAAGTATTGCCCATATAAAGAAAATAGGCATTTCTGAAGTTGCAGAGGAAACCACAGAGGTAGCCAAAAGTTTTTTCAGACTATAGAAAAAGAGTTTTACATTTATTGCAAAACTCTTTTTTTATTTTTCAAGCGAGCTGATGACTCTGTTTAACGTGATATTAATGATACTTCACCTGATTTTAAGTTTTTAAAAAGACAAAAGTACTTTAATGAAGTTCAGGTTATCTTATAAACTTTTAATGGCCGACTCCAAAGCCAGTTCAATCATTGGTTTTAAAGCCTTTTCTCTTTCGTCGGCTGAAATCTTTTCGTGAGTAGGGATAATATCGGTGACTGTAAGGATCGTAGCTGCATTTTTCCCCAGGTGTTGCGCATTTGCAAACAGTCCAAATGCCTCCATTTCTACCGCAGGGCAATTGTACTTCGATGCAATGGCCGGAATGGCCAGATCCTTTCTGTAGAAAATATCACTGCTGTGAACATTGATTGCCTTTGCTTTTAATGAAAGCTCGTGAGCTGTCTCATTGATAGTGCCAAAAATATTTCCCTGATGAGAAAGTATATCCCCATCAATCTCCCAGGCATATTTTGCATAGGTGCTCTCGCTGGCTGCATTTTCAACATTTAAAATATCAAACAGCTGAAGGTCGGTATCGTAGGCTCCACAGGTTCCTATTCTGATAATGGTTTCCACATCGTATTCCGTAAATAATTCAAAAGAATAGATACCGATGCTCGGAAAACCCATACCGCTGGCTCCCACAGAGATTTCCTTCCCTTTATAAAGTCCGGTATAATACAGAATACCTCTTGTTTTACTGACCAATGTCGCACCTTCCAGAAAATTTTCTGCAATATATTGTGCACGAAGCGGATCTCCGGGTTGCAACAATACTTTAGCTATTTCTCCTTTTTGGGCACTGATGTGAATACTCATAATTTTATTTTGAAGCAGCAAATATAATAACTTTTTGATTGATAAAGCCATCACGATGATAATGATATACGATGGATTGCTTGTAGCTCAACATCCGATGATATCTCCATGATCTGTTTTGTTATGTCGGGGATTTTTTTAGGAGCTTGATCCTGCTTTCCGCTCATACTCCTCACGCCAGGCTCTCCAGCGCCCGCCATCCCTAAAGCCCCTGCATTCCTAAACCCT
The sequence above is a segment of the Chryseobacterium sp. MYb264 genome. Coding sequences within it:
- a CDS encoding TatD family hydrolase, with protein sequence MNTFIDIGINITNKQFYNDQEEIINRAVNNGVEQIILTGTSVRGSKESAEIAEEYPEILYSTAGIHPHDAKSFSNEGMNELRALLKRDATVSVGECGLDFDRDFSPRSVQEKCYRAHLELSIEVDKPLFLHERGAFKRFMAITDEYLMQLPKAVIHCFTGTLDEAKIYLDKGFYLGLTGAVSDQSRFKHLEEVVRYVPLDRMMIETDAPFMLPKNISRPQSRRNEPSFLPYVAQSIAHIKKIGISEVAEETTEVAKSFFRL
- the deoD gene encoding purine-nucleoside phosphorylase, with the protein product MSIHISAQKGEIAKVLLQPGDPLRAQYIAENFLEGATLVSKTRGILYYTGLYKGKEISVGASGMGFPSIGIYSFELFTEYDVETIIRIGTCGAYDTDLQLFDILNVENAASESTYAKYAWEIDGDILSHQGNIFGTINETAHELSLKAKAINVHSSDIFYRKDLAIPAIASKYNCPAVEMEAFGLFANAQHLGKNAATILTVTDIIPTHEKISADEREKALKPMIELALESAIKSL